The proteins below are encoded in one region of Tomitella fengzijianii:
- a CDS encoding FKBP-type peptidyl-prolyl cis-trans isomerase: protein MKNPKAFVLVPAAACALILAGCSSSGDTAADATATAAAPTAPQESAAPTCPSEPAPADAPVQWQLDGVTGSVSVTGQTDTTAPAITVDAPFSVDRTQVETLEPGDGPKVTGQSTVLVCYVGVDGRDGSVFDSAYQRGRPEAFPASGVVPGFQQALVGQTVGSSVAVVIPPADGYPQGTPDGAIKAGDSIVFALKIVAAR, encoded by the coding sequence GTGAAGAACCCCAAGGCGTTCGTCCTCGTCCCCGCCGCCGCGTGCGCGCTGATCCTCGCCGGATGCTCCTCGTCCGGTGACACCGCCGCCGACGCGACGGCCACGGCCGCCGCACCGACGGCGCCGCAGGAGTCGGCCGCACCGACCTGCCCGTCTGAACCCGCCCCGGCGGACGCCCCCGTCCAGTGGCAGCTCGACGGCGTCACCGGCTCGGTCTCGGTGACGGGCCAGACCGACACCACCGCACCCGCCATCACCGTCGATGCGCCGTTCTCGGTGGACCGGACGCAGGTCGAGACTCTCGAGCCGGGTGACGGGCCCAAGGTGACCGGCCAGTCCACCGTGCTGGTCTGCTACGTCGGCGTCGACGGGCGCGACGGGTCCGTGTTCGACAGCGCCTACCAGCGCGGCCGGCCGGAGGCGTTCCCCGCCTCCGGCGTGGTGCCCGGATTCCAGCAGGCGCTGGTGGGCCAGACCGTCGGCTCGTCGGTGGCCGTGGTGATCCCGCCCGCCGACGGCTACCCGCAGGGCACGCCCGACGGCGCCATCAAGGCCGGCGACTCGATCGTCTTCGCGCTGAAGATCGTCGCCGCGCGGTAA
- a CDS encoding ABC transporter substrate-binding protein: MRSYIPRAVVAVTAAATIALAGCSSGDDGGSSSATGEGSDGGSGSITFAMGSNDAGKVKPLIEKWNQSHPDQQVEFKELPADADGQHDKLVQSLQAGNDDYDVMAVDVTWTAEFAANGWIAPLEGDLALDTSKLLPATVESATYNGKLYAGPQNTNAQLLYYRTDLVEQAPATWDDLTASCDKAKAAGVDCMVTQLKNYEGLTVNATQFINSWGGSVVGPDGKTPTVDSPEAKAGLTALVDGYKNGVIAKRSNGFDEEATNNAFVNGEAMYATNWPYMYDNAASDGTGDKPKSAVQGKFAVAPIVGENGPGASTLGGYNLAINANSKAKSTALDFIRFIESPESQMSFAENAFPPVLASIYDDPALAEQYPYMPVLKQALETAKPRPVTPFYSEVSKGIRDNVYASLTAGKSIDQAVTDISTVIKNAGQ, translated from the coding sequence ATGCGTTCTTACATTCCACGGGCGGTCGTGGCGGTGACGGCTGCGGCCACGATCGCACTCGCCGGCTGCTCGAGCGGCGACGACGGGGGCAGTTCGTCCGCGACCGGCGAGGGATCCGACGGCGGCAGCGGCAGCATCACCTTCGCGATGGGCTCCAACGACGCCGGCAAGGTCAAGCCGCTGATCGAGAAGTGGAACCAGTCGCACCCGGACCAGCAGGTGGAGTTCAAGGAGCTGCCTGCCGACGCCGACGGCCAGCACGACAAGCTCGTCCAGTCGCTCCAGGCGGGCAACGACGACTACGACGTCATGGCCGTGGATGTCACGTGGACCGCGGAGTTCGCCGCCAACGGGTGGATCGCGCCGCTGGAGGGCGACCTGGCGCTGGACACCTCCAAGCTCCTGCCGGCCACCGTGGAGAGCGCCACCTACAACGGCAAGCTCTACGCGGGCCCGCAGAACACCAACGCGCAGCTGCTCTACTATCGCACCGACCTCGTCGAGCAGGCCCCGGCCACGTGGGACGACCTCACCGCAAGCTGCGACAAGGCCAAGGCGGCCGGCGTGGACTGCATGGTCACCCAGCTGAAGAACTACGAGGGCCTGACGGTCAACGCCACCCAGTTCATCAACTCCTGGGGCGGCTCCGTCGTGGGACCGGACGGCAAGACGCCCACCGTCGACTCCCCGGAGGCCAAGGCGGGCCTGACGGCGCTCGTCGACGGCTACAAGAACGGCGTCATCGCGAAGCGCTCCAACGGCTTCGACGAGGAAGCCACCAACAACGCCTTCGTCAACGGCGAGGCGATGTACGCCACCAACTGGCCGTACATGTACGACAACGCAGCCTCGGACGGCACCGGCGACAAGCCGAAGTCGGCGGTGCAGGGCAAGTTCGCCGTGGCGCCGATCGTCGGCGAGAACGGCCCGGGCGCGTCCACGCTGGGCGGATACAACCTGGCGATCAACGCGAACTCCAAGGCCAAGAGCACGGCGCTGGACTTCATCCGCTTCATCGAGAGCCCGGAGAGCCAGATGTCGTTCGCCGAGAACGCGTTCCCGCCGGTGCTCGCCTCGATCTACGACGACCCGGCGCTGGCGGAGCAGTACCCGTACATGCCGGTGCTGAAGCAGGCGCTCGAGACGGCGAAGCCGCGCCCCGTGACCCCGTTCTACTCCGAGGTCAGCAAGGGCATCCGCGACAACGTCTACGCGTCGCTCACCGCGGGCAAGTCGATCGATCAGGCGGTCACCGACATTTCGACGGTGATCAAGAACGCCGGTCAGTAA
- a CDS encoding MFS transporter, whose translation MTPTTPVDTPGTAEESGWSPRLAFSLFSIVLVLELLSVSYMMIAMALPDIAMHYQTTQAAWLITAFLLLGAVAAPLVGKLADIYGKRKLLIVCLIISALGSLMSALAGSYALMIAGRALAGMLVPCLFLSYSLIRDVFPSKTVPLAVSIATAGMGLITIAAPFLTGWLIDDFGWRSIFWFFTGTLVVLGVLVLASTPESAVRLRSRVDFVGAILLGAGIAGVLVAVSFGPTWGWGAGSTLLYLFGGVVLLGAWLASSRIISEPLMRLDILRLRPVLFTVAAAGAVYGATSVYATILPSMAMTPSSLGLGYGFGVDAEGFAIFQVPIGALTMVGGIIVGLLCARGIAARTLLINGSALLILGGVLTALENDSKGLLLLWGAVFGLGTGLGYAAIPNLVIKAAPPELQASTASMTGVSQSLVASITPVIAYAVMNNSFMAPIDPQLTGGAVMYTEGGFVAAFLVAAGAGLVALIMALGIPRVFTRFAAYTGPSATEAEPVAVAAAG comes from the coding sequence ATGACCCCGACCACCCCGGTCGACACACCCGGCACAGCGGAGGAGAGCGGCTGGTCGCCCCGGCTCGCATTCTCGTTGTTCTCGATCGTGCTCGTCCTCGAGCTGCTCAGCGTCAGCTACATGATGATCGCGATGGCGCTGCCCGACATCGCCATGCACTATCAGACCACCCAGGCCGCCTGGCTCATCACGGCGTTCCTGCTGCTCGGCGCGGTCGCAGCACCGCTGGTGGGCAAGCTCGCCGACATCTACGGCAAACGCAAGCTGCTCATCGTCTGTCTGATCATCTCGGCGCTCGGATCGCTGATGTCCGCGCTGGCGGGCAGTTACGCGCTGATGATCGCCGGGCGCGCACTCGCCGGCATGCTCGTTCCTTGCCTGTTTCTGAGCTACTCGCTGATCCGTGACGTCTTCCCCTCGAAGACCGTTCCGCTCGCGGTGAGCATCGCGACCGCCGGCATGGGCCTGATCACCATCGCCGCGCCGTTCCTCACCGGTTGGCTGATCGACGACTTCGGCTGGCGCAGCATCTTCTGGTTCTTCACCGGCACGCTCGTGGTGCTCGGCGTCCTCGTCCTCGCGAGCACCCCCGAGTCCGCCGTGCGGCTGCGCTCGCGGGTCGACTTCGTCGGCGCGATCCTGCTGGGCGCCGGCATCGCCGGTGTGCTCGTCGCCGTCAGCTTCGGGCCCACCTGGGGCTGGGGCGCGGGCTCGACACTGCTGTACCTGTTCGGCGGCGTGGTGCTGCTCGGCGCCTGGCTGGCCTCGTCGCGGATCATCAGCGAGCCGCTGATGCGCCTCGACATCCTGCGGCTGCGCCCGGTGCTGTTCACCGTGGCCGCCGCCGGCGCCGTCTACGGTGCCACCAGCGTCTACGCCACGATCCTGCCGAGCATGGCGATGACGCCGTCGTCGCTGGGCCTGGGGTACGGCTTCGGCGTGGACGCCGAGGGCTTCGCGATCTTCCAGGTGCCGATCGGCGCGCTGACGATGGTCGGCGGCATCATCGTCGGCCTGCTGTGCGCCCGCGGCATCGCCGCCCGCACGCTGCTGATCAACGGCTCCGCCCTCCTCATCCTCGGCGGCGTGCTCACCGCGCTGGAGAACGACAGCAAGGGCCTGCTGCTGCTGTGGGGCGCCGTCTTCGGCCTCGGCACGGGCCTCGGCTACGCCGCCATCCCCAACCTGGTGATCAAGGCCGCTCCGCCCGAGCTGCAGGCCTCCACGGCGAGCATGACCGGCGTGTCGCAGAGCCTCGTCGCCTCGATCACCCCGGTGATCGCCTACGCCGTCATGAACAACTCGTTCATGGCCCCGATCGACCCGCAGCTGACTGGCGGGGCGGTGATGTACACGGAAGGCGGATTCGTCGCCGCGTTCCTCGTGGCCGCCGGCGCCGGCCTCGTCGCGCTGATCATGGCGCTCGGCATCCCGCGCGTGTTCACCCGGTTCGCCGCCTACACCGGCCCGTCCGCCACGGAGGCCGAGCCGGTCGCCGTCGCGGCGGCGGGCTGA
- a CDS encoding LLM class F420-dependent oxidoreductase, translating into MRYSVMAPTETGRAADPEWIAAFARHAETCGFESIVAVEHAVVMSQYSSEYPYDSSGRMELADDCPIPDPLNLLAYLAGCTETLGLATGVLILPNHHPVPLAKRLATLDRLSGGRLRVCAGVGWMREEIEACGTDFATRGRRTDEAIDVLRALWAESGPEGATHDGEFFGFSGAMSYPKPVRPSGVPIHIGGHSKAAARRAGRRGDGFQPLGLHGDALQALVTEMRRAAEDAGRDPHAIELTLGHAVMKIDPARAAKLESAGASRIVLAGSGATALQQQCDELSACAERLGLTGPRPGPAASGAATAGDAR; encoded by the coding sequence ATGCGCTATTCCGTCATGGCACCCACCGAAACCGGCCGCGCCGCAGACCCCGAATGGATCGCCGCCTTCGCCCGACACGCCGAGACCTGCGGATTCGAGTCGATCGTGGCGGTCGAGCACGCAGTCGTGATGTCGCAGTACTCCAGCGAGTACCCCTACGACAGCTCCGGCCGGATGGAGCTGGCCGACGACTGCCCCATACCGGATCCCCTCAACCTGCTGGCCTACCTGGCCGGATGCACCGAGACCCTCGGGCTCGCCACCGGGGTCCTGATCCTGCCGAACCACCACCCGGTCCCGCTTGCCAAGCGGCTCGCCACCCTCGACCGGCTCTCCGGCGGCCGCCTGCGCGTGTGCGCGGGCGTCGGCTGGATGCGCGAGGAGATCGAGGCCTGCGGCACCGACTTCGCCACCCGGGGCCGCCGCACCGACGAGGCCATCGACGTGCTGCGGGCGCTGTGGGCCGAGTCAGGCCCGGAGGGCGCCACGCACGACGGCGAGTTCTTCGGGTTCAGCGGCGCGATGTCGTACCCCAAGCCGGTCCGGCCGAGCGGAGTGCCGATCCACATCGGCGGCCACTCCAAGGCCGCGGCCCGCCGTGCGGGGCGGCGCGGCGACGGATTCCAGCCGCTCGGCCTCCACGGCGACGCGCTGCAGGCGCTCGTGACGGAGATGCGCCGGGCCGCCGAGGACGCCGGCCGCGACCCGCACGCCATCGAGCTCACCCTCGGCCACGCCGTGATGAAGATCGACCCGGCCCGGGCGGCGAAGCTGGAGTCCGCGGGGGCATCGCGGATCGTCCTCGCAGGCAGCGGCGCCACCGCGTTGCAGCAGCAGTGCGACGAGCTGTCGGCCTGCGCGGAGCGGCTGGGACTCACCGGCCCCCGGCCCGGTCCGGCCGCGTCCGGCGCCGCAACGGCAGGGGACGCGCGATGA
- a CDS encoding carbohydrate ABC transporter permease has product MAGSAEADDARAAAGVIDSGRGARADVEHAHRGGGADRKSDGGGQGGPGGGVFDRLRSRVAGFDKRLIWFVGPTVVVLAAVIGYPVVRAAYMSFQQDKGLDPDTGMFVQGGFAGLSNYKTWLLGDCGGGAWSCVPGTLGHDFWPAVGITFFFAVITVSVETVLGIWMATVMGRSFLGRSLLRAAVLIPWAIPTAVTAKLWAFIFAPDGIANKIIGQPIAWTTDPWASRFAVIIADVWKTTPFMALLILAGLQMIPNELYEAARVDGATAWQRFTRITLPLVKPALMVAVLFRTMDALRMYDLPAILTGDSGASPTTTMSILVTADMRQGNFNSASALSTLVFIIIFIVAFILVKFLGANAVRTQDEQRKGGAL; this is encoded by the coding sequence ATGGCTGGATCTGCCGAGGCAGACGACGCCCGGGCCGCGGCCGGAGTCATCGACTCCGGCCGCGGCGCCCGTGCGGACGTCGAGCACGCCCACCGGGGCGGCGGCGCGGACCGTAAGAGCGACGGCGGCGGCCAGGGCGGCCCCGGCGGGGGCGTGTTCGATCGGCTGCGGTCGCGGGTCGCGGGTTTCGACAAGCGCCTGATCTGGTTCGTCGGCCCCACTGTCGTGGTCCTGGCGGCGGTCATCGGATACCCGGTGGTGCGGGCCGCCTACATGTCGTTCCAGCAGGACAAGGGCCTCGACCCCGATACCGGGATGTTCGTGCAGGGCGGCTTCGCCGGGCTGTCGAACTACAAGACGTGGCTGCTGGGCGACTGCGGCGGCGGGGCGTGGTCGTGCGTCCCCGGCACACTGGGGCACGACTTCTGGCCGGCCGTCGGGATCACCTTCTTCTTCGCCGTCATCACCGTCTCGGTGGAGACGGTGCTGGGCATCTGGATGGCGACGGTCATGGGCCGCTCGTTCCTGGGCAGATCTTTGCTGCGTGCGGCGGTGCTCATCCCGTGGGCCATCCCCACCGCGGTCACCGCCAAGCTGTGGGCGTTCATCTTCGCGCCCGACGGCATCGCCAACAAGATCATCGGCCAGCCCATCGCGTGGACCACGGACCCGTGGGCCTCGCGGTTCGCGGTGATCATCGCCGACGTGTGGAAGACGACGCCGTTCATGGCGCTGCTCATCCTGGCAGGCCTGCAGATGATCCCGAACGAGCTCTACGAGGCCGCGCGCGTGGACGGCGCCACGGCGTGGCAGCGGTTCACGCGGATCACGCTGCCCCTGGTCAAGCCGGCCCTGATGGTGGCCGTGCTCTTCCGCACCATGGATGCGCTGCGCATGTACGACCTGCCGGCGATCCTCACCGGCGACTCGGGCGCCTCGCCCACCACCACGATGTCGATCCTCGTCACCGCCGACATGCGCCAGGGCAACTTCAACAGCGCGTCGGCACTATCGACGTTGGTGTTCATCATCATCTTCATAGTCGCATTCATCCTGGTGAAGTTCTTGGGGGCCAACGCCGTCAGAACCCAGGACGAGCAACGCAAGGGAGGCGCACTGTGA
- a CDS encoding inositol-3-phosphate synthase, with product MGENSTAVRVAIVGVGNCASSLVQGVHYYKDTPADSTVPGLMHVRFGRYHVRDVQFAAAFDVDAKKVGFDLSEAINNSENCTIKIADVPPTDVIVQRGPTLDGLGKYYKETVEEADAKPVDVVQALKDAQVDVLVSYLPVGSEEADKFYAQCAIDAGVAFVNALPVFIASDPVWAQKFIDAGVPIVGDDIKSQVGATITHRVMARLFEDRGVALDRTMQLNVGGNMDFKNMLERERLESKKVSKTQAVTSNLSGSLAGKIDDENVHIGPSDYVGWLNDRKWAYVRLEGRAFGDVPLNLEYKLEVWDSPNSAGIIIDAVRAAKIAKDRGLAGPILPASAYLMKSPPVQMEDTHAREELEAFIIGAEG from the coding sequence ATGGGTGAGAACAGCACCGCAGTGCGCGTAGCCATCGTGGGGGTGGGCAACTGTGCGTCATCCCTGGTCCAGGGCGTGCACTACTACAAGGACACACCCGCCGATTCGACCGTGCCCGGCCTGATGCACGTCCGGTTCGGCCGCTACCACGTGCGCGACGTCCAGTTCGCCGCAGCTTTCGACGTGGACGCCAAGAAGGTCGGCTTCGACCTCTCCGAGGCGATCAACAACTCGGAGAACTGCACCATCAAGATCGCCGACGTGCCCCCCACCGACGTGATCGTGCAGCGCGGCCCCACGCTCGACGGCCTCGGCAAGTACTACAAGGAGACCGTCGAGGAGGCCGACGCCAAGCCCGTCGACGTCGTCCAGGCGCTCAAGGACGCGCAGGTGGACGTCCTCGTCTCCTACCTCCCCGTGGGATCCGAAGAGGCCGACAAGTTCTACGCCCAGTGCGCCATCGACGCCGGCGTGGCGTTCGTCAACGCGCTGCCCGTCTTCATCGCCTCGGACCCGGTGTGGGCCCAGAAGTTCATCGACGCCGGCGTTCCGATCGTCGGCGACGACATCAAGAGCCAGGTGGGCGCCACCATCACCCACCGCGTGATGGCCCGCCTGTTCGAGGACCGCGGCGTGGCGCTCGACCGCACCATGCAGCTCAACGTCGGCGGCAACATGGACTTCAAGAACATGCTCGAGCGCGAGCGCCTCGAGTCCAAGAAGGTCTCCAAGACCCAGGCCGTCACCAGCAACCTCAGCGGGTCCCTGGCCGGCAAGATCGACGACGAGAACGTCCACATCGGCCCGTCCGACTACGTCGGCTGGCTCAACGACCGCAAGTGGGCCTACGTGCGCCTCGAGGGCCGCGCCTTCGGCGATGTGCCCCTGAACCTCGAGTACAAGCTCGAGGTGTGGGACTCCCCGAACTCCGCCGGCATCATCATCGACGCCGTGCGCGCCGCGAAGATCGCCAAGGACCGCGGCCTCGCGGGCCCGATCCTCCCGGCCTCCGCGTACCTGATGAAGTCCCCGCCGGTCCAGATGGAGGACACCCACGCCCGCGAGGAGCTGGAAGCGTTCATCATCGGGGCGGAGGGCTGA
- a CDS encoding carbohydrate ABC transporter permease — MAGRHRAPDEDAGMDAESQGPGGASGGGVRVAERPQEPSPVPATHRRPWWPAVRTYLGVAVILVWGLAPFYWMVIVAFRERSHTYDTTPWPTNLTLQNFSDALDTSSGNNFLSAIVNSLIIGGVTTVIALLIGIFTAYALARMEFRGKFLLTGVILGAAMFPPVALVTPLFQLFGDIGWIGQYQALIIPNISFVLPLTIYTLTSFLSDLPWELEEAARVDGATRLQAFRMVLLPLAAPALFTTAILAFIFTWNEYMLASQLSNESTRPVTVAIALFHGPNSFTIPYAAIMAAGTLVTIPLVIMVLIFQRRIVSGLTAGGVKS, encoded by the coding sequence ATGGCGGGACGGCACCGCGCGCCCGACGAGGACGCCGGTATGGACGCGGAATCGCAGGGACCCGGCGGCGCGTCCGGCGGCGGGGTGCGCGTCGCAGAACGCCCGCAGGAGCCCTCCCCCGTCCCGGCGACGCACCGCCGCCCCTGGTGGCCGGCCGTGCGCACCTACCTGGGCGTGGCGGTGATCCTGGTGTGGGGGCTCGCGCCGTTCTACTGGATGGTGATCGTCGCCTTCCGTGAACGCTCGCACACCTACGACACCACGCCGTGGCCCACCAACCTGACGCTGCAGAACTTCTCCGATGCGCTCGACACCTCCAGCGGCAACAACTTCCTGAGCGCGATCGTCAACAGCCTCATCATCGGCGGCGTGACCACCGTCATCGCGCTGCTCATCGGAATCTTCACCGCCTACGCGCTGGCGCGCATGGAGTTCCGGGGAAAGTTCCTTCTCACCGGCGTGATCCTGGGTGCCGCGATGTTCCCGCCGGTGGCGCTGGTGACGCCGCTGTTCCAGCTGTTCGGCGACATCGGCTGGATCGGCCAGTACCAGGCGCTGATCATCCCGAACATCTCGTTCGTGCTGCCGCTGACGATCTACACGCTCACCTCGTTCCTGTCGGACCTGCCGTGGGAGCTCGAGGAGGCGGCGCGCGTGGACGGGGCGACCCGGCTGCAGGCGTTCCGCATGGTGCTGCTGCCGCTGGCCGCGCCGGCGCTTTTCACGACTGCGATCCTGGCGTTCATCTTCACCTGGAACGAGTACATGCTGGCCAGCCAGCTCTCGAACGAGTCCACGCGGCCGGTGACGGTGGCGATCGCCCTGTTCCACGGTCCCAACTCGTTCACCATCCCGTACGCGGCGATCATGGCGGCCGGCACCCTGGTCACGATCCCGCTGGTGATCATGGTGCTGATCTTCCAGCGGCGGATCGTCTCCGGGCTCACCGCCGGCGGGGTGAAGTCGTGA
- a CDS encoding nuclear transport factor 2 family protein has translation MTALSVADRLDLADLVDRYAALVDDRDHDALGALFTPDAVLRQPRPPKQMDPVDEVVGRAAIAGNFARLDGLRATQHAVVGKVFTAGSDGAASGRIACIAHHVSVSDDRSVDHAWHLTYEDVYRRTDGVWQIAARTLRLGWIEKRTVGAVRAP, from the coding sequence ATGACCGCGTTGTCCGTCGCCGACCGCCTCGACCTGGCCGACCTCGTCGACCGGTACGCCGCGCTGGTCGACGACCGCGACCACGACGCGCTCGGAGCCCTGTTCACCCCCGACGCGGTCCTACGGCAGCCCCGGCCGCCGAAGCAGATGGACCCGGTCGACGAGGTGGTGGGGCGCGCGGCCATCGCCGGCAACTTCGCCCGCCTCGACGGCCTGCGCGCGACGCAGCACGCGGTGGTCGGCAAGGTGTTCACAGCCGGCTCCGACGGTGCCGCGTCGGGCCGCATCGCCTGCATCGCCCACCATGTCTCGGTGTCCGATGACCGGTCGGTGGATCACGCCTGGCACCTCACCTATGAGGACGTGTACCGGAGGACCGACGGGGTGTGGCAGATCGCCGCGCGGACGCTGCGGCTCGGGTGGATCGAGAAGCGGACGGTGGGCGCGGTTCGCGCACCGTGA
- a CDS encoding ABC transporter ATP-binding protein, with translation MASVTYARASCIFPGSDRPAVDALDLEIVDGELLVLVGPSGCGKSTSLRMLAGLEHVSSGGISIGDRDVTGLQPKDRDVAMVFQNYALYPHMSVAENMGFGLKLAKTPKAEIAKRVAETAELLGLTEFLGRKPKALSGGQRQRVAMGRAIVRQPQVFLMDEPLSNLDAKLRVQTRAQIADLQRRLATTMVYVTHDQVEAMTMGDRVAVLRDGVLQQCAPPRELYNRPVNEFVAGFIGSPAMNLLRLPVVDGGVRLGDAVVPVERETADRSGGELVLGIRPEHFVTVGSEGAGDRVTLELSVDVVEELGADAYMYGHIAGLGADAQVAEGAVPGTGAAGPAHQMVARADWRTPPRRGDRVTLAFDPAETHLFSAADGARVG, from the coding sequence ATGGCCTCAGTGACCTATGCGCGCGCGTCGTGCATCTTCCCGGGCTCGGACCGCCCGGCCGTCGACGCGCTCGACCTCGAGATCGTCGACGGCGAGCTGCTCGTCCTCGTCGGTCCGTCCGGCTGCGGCAAGTCCACCTCGCTGCGAATGCTGGCCGGGCTCGAGCACGTGAGCTCCGGCGGGATCAGCATCGGCGACCGCGACGTCACGGGCCTGCAGCCGAAGGACCGCGACGTCGCGATGGTGTTCCAGAACTATGCGCTGTACCCGCACATGTCGGTGGCGGAGAACATGGGTTTCGGGCTCAAGCTGGCGAAGACCCCGAAGGCCGAGATCGCCAAGCGGGTCGCCGAGACCGCCGAGCTGCTGGGGCTCACCGAGTTCCTGGGTCGCAAACCCAAGGCGCTTTCCGGAGGGCAGCGTCAGCGCGTGGCGATGGGCCGGGCCATCGTGCGCCAGCCGCAGGTGTTCCTCATGGACGAGCCGCTGTCCAACCTCGACGCCAAGCTGCGCGTGCAGACCCGCGCGCAGATCGCCGACCTGCAGCGCCGACTCGCCACCACGATGGTCTACGTGACCCATGACCAGGTGGAGGCCATGACGATGGGCGACCGGGTGGCGGTGCTGCGCGACGGCGTGCTGCAGCAGTGCGCCCCGCCGCGCGAGCTCTACAACCGCCCGGTCAACGAGTTCGTGGCCGGCTTCATCGGCTCGCCCGCGATGAACCTGCTGCGGCTTCCCGTCGTCGACGGCGGGGTTCGGCTGGGCGACGCGGTGGTGCCTGTGGAGCGTGAGACGGCGGACCGCTCCGGCGGGGAGCTTGTGCTGGGCATCCGGCCGGAGCACTTCGTCACCGTCGGCTCCGAGGGCGCGGGCGACCGGGTGACGCTGGAACTGAGCGTGGACGTGGTCGAGGAGCTGGGCGCCGACGCCTACATGTACGGGCACATCGCCGGACTCGGTGCCGACGCGCAGGTCGCGGAAGGCGCGGTTCCGGGAACCGGTGCGGCCGGTCCGGCGCATCAGATGGTGGCCCGGGCCGACTGGCGCACCCCGCCGCGGCGCGGGGACCGGGTGACGCTGGCGTTCGACCCCGCCGAGACCCACTTGTTCTCGGCGGCGGACGGGGCGCGGGTCGGCTGA
- a CDS encoding endoglycoceramidase I translates to MGAHQPSTSHPRRIGAARVRCALRRAAAVTCAVTLGLGTALATTAPAAPGAPSVGSRTGPLHTDGDRIVDEYGRTVVVHGVNNVDKGEEPLGARELVVSGDGFTITPRDAELLADHGFNAVRLGVSFAGLMPERGRIDHAYIDRVVGMVDMLAAHGIRTLLDNHQDGLSAVWGGNGFPAWSIASRPLPGEPNPGFPLYYLMPSMNLGWDEVWSDDHGVLDLLGDALGALAGAVRGHAGVMGVELLNEPWPGTSALTCFPLGCPGFDDRYQAALESLTAAVRAQNPGIPVYWEPNVTWNQLMPSYLGAQRPITDRNVVFAPHDYCIPSQTSIYLGQSAQLSSLCPAQQGHTWSNVDAVTERTGLPTVVTEFGDGDPSVLTTTLRNADERFAGWLYWHYTSTRGPGYTLPDPFAATGDDGGGSVGAALVRTYPQATSGIPMSMDFDIDDGRFSYTYEPGARSQEQGPAGETLIYVAATHYPDGYVAEADGGVITSAPQARYLTVRADGSGPVTVRVHGR, encoded by the coding sequence ATGGGCGCCCACCAGCCATCGACTTCCCACCCACGCCGCATCGGCGCGGCACGAGTGCGGTGCGCGCTGCGCCGGGCGGCCGCGGTGACCTGCGCCGTCACGCTCGGACTGGGCACGGCGCTCGCCACCACTGCTCCGGCGGCTCCGGGAGCACCTTCGGTGGGCTCGCGCACCGGACCTCTGCACACCGACGGCGACCGCATCGTCGACGAGTACGGGCGCACCGTCGTCGTGCACGGGGTGAACAACGTCGACAAAGGCGAGGAGCCGCTGGGAGCCCGCGAGCTCGTGGTGTCCGGCGACGGGTTCACGATCACGCCCCGCGATGCCGAACTCCTCGCGGACCACGGCTTCAACGCCGTGCGGCTGGGCGTCTCCTTCGCCGGGCTCATGCCGGAGCGCGGCCGCATCGACCACGCGTACATCGACCGCGTCGTCGGCATGGTCGATATGCTCGCCGCGCACGGCATCCGCACGCTGCTGGACAACCACCAGGACGGCCTGTCCGCGGTGTGGGGCGGCAACGGGTTTCCCGCGTGGTCCATCGCATCGCGCCCGCTGCCCGGCGAACCGAATCCCGGATTCCCCCTGTACTACTTGATGCCCAGCATGAACCTCGGCTGGGACGAGGTGTGGAGCGACGACCACGGCGTGCTCGACCTGCTCGGCGACGCGTTGGGCGCGCTCGCCGGCGCAGTCCGTGGGCACGCCGGGGTGATGGGCGTCGAGCTCCTCAACGAACCGTGGCCGGGCACCAGCGCCCTGACCTGCTTCCCGCTGGGCTGCCCCGGCTTCGACGACCGGTATCAGGCCGCGCTCGAGTCGTTGACGGCCGCGGTCCGCGCGCAGAACCCCGGCATCCCCGTGTACTGGGAGCCCAATGTCACCTGGAACCAGCTGATGCCGTCCTACCTCGGCGCACAGCGGCCGATCACCGACCGGAACGTCGTTTTCGCTCCCCACGATTACTGCATCCCCAGCCAAACCTCCATCTACCTGGGGCAGTCCGCACAGCTGTCGAGTCTGTGCCCTGCGCAGCAGGGCCACACGTGGTCGAACGTCGACGCGGTCACCGAACGCACCGGGCTGCCCACCGTGGTGACGGAGTTCGGCGACGGCGACCCGTCGGTGCTCACGACCACGCTGCGGAACGCCGACGAACGCTTCGCCGGGTGGCTTTACTGGCACTACACCTCCACGCGGGGCCCCGGCTACACACTGCCCGACCCGTTCGCCGCCACCGGAGACGACGGCGGGGGCTCTGTGGGCGCCGCCCTGGTGCGCACCTATCCGCAGGCCACGTCCGGAATCCCGATGTCGATGGACTTCGACATCGACGACGGCCGGTTCAGCTACACCTACGAGCCCGGTGCACGCTCGCAGGAGCAGGGGCCGGCCGGCGAGACGCTGATCTACGTCGCCGCCACGCACTATCCGGACGGGTACGTCGCCGAGGCGGACGGCGGCGTCATCACCTCCGCGCCCCAAGCGCGCTACCTGACCGTCCGCGCCGACGGGTCCGGACCGGTGACGGTGCGCGTGCACGGCCGGTGA